From one Phaeobacter sp. G2 genomic stretch:
- a CDS encoding DUF736 domain-containing protein, whose translation MTTNCIKFTSADIETAKGVGSISTLTFDLDITVEPVASANPMAPTHRVLGRSPRGKLVECGGIWKKQNKETGADYYTLTIRDHGFNANLGKAANQDDPSLQAVIPWGPKDAA comes from the coding sequence ATGACCACGAACTGCATCAAATTCACCAGCGCCGACATTGAAACCGCCAAGGGCGTCGGCTCCATCTCGACCCTGACCTTTGACCTCGACATCACGGTCGAACCGGTCGCGAGCGCGAACCCGATGGCCCCCACGCACCGCGTCCTCGGCCGCTCCCCGCGCGGCAAGCTGGTCGAGTGCGGCGGCATCTGGAAGAAGCAGAACAAGGAGACCGGCGCTGACTACTACACGCTGACCATCCGCGACCACGGCTTCAACGCCAACCTCGGCAAGGCCGCGAACCAGGACGATCCGTCCCTGCAGGCCGTCATCCCCTGGGGTCCCAAAGACGCCGCGTAA
- a CDS encoding DEAD/DEAH box helicase family protein, whose translation MASRKRTEPVQDDLFNPEVELLLPARLAIEGKALGSPIRQLAAPPQRVRCRLRPFSIRRVTGHETTLPSGEILKIINAKTATSLEAELILLVPGASEPAQIVEALDAGEGRWMAPLPIRIDTLSRQARVERLAAVSASWSGAFHLREGRAAENERPAQLGLRRPQIGALHAALAHATRSIDPATIVMPTGTGKTETMLALNVHQRFERLLVVVPTDALREQIAGKFETFGVLRQQQCLEDKAAFPVVMRLSHIPTRLADVDEIFDSANVIVTTMQIAGRAEAAVQERMAARASALFIDEAHHIGAPTWARFRGLFADREPPLPIVQFTATPFREDGRRVDGEFIYTYPLKKAQAEGYFKPIRFEAVFGLDQADADLAIAGKLGEVLQGDLDVGLNHLAMARCQTIDRARALHQLYSEMYPELRPVIVHSQQSIRERRANLAALRRFESRIIVCVDMLGEGFDLPELKIAALHDPHKSIAVTIQFVGRFTRQDPRLGDATVIANTGIDDIDRSLAKLYAEDADWNALVEALSTAKIDRQVRRAEMFKGFVGDLSDIPLQTLEPKMNAVVYRTNCDGWEPLRAEDLYSPGVYLGMKVNPHQRVAIFVTRSEEQAGWTTAQHATNVTWDLHMMHWDPDSQLLYISSSIKGPYDRLAKAVCGEAARRVEGEEVFRSLHGFNRLILRNLGLTHHQGRGVRYSMYMGVDVADGLDTAKSQSRIKNNVFATGFLDGVPASRGCSAKGKFWSISRVRDLTDWVDWCADIGKAVKDPGITTDGVFKSAMRPRQISERPQVPPVAIHWPESLLTQIEDRIEISFGDKPVAFAECDIELLDHERTGPLRFTVRSDNHIAEFEIVFAEGGASYPQRSGPKTTVKVSGKTKSLSESFGEDSPQIDFGDGSLLIYSHLYALPEGVLVEPYSADRIEVWDWSETNIRAEAQGPEKRTDSVQRRVIETLLAEGDAFDIIFDDDGAGEIADVVTLRVTEGLVQVTLHHCKYSSSDTPGARVKDLYEVCGQAQKSARWRDRPNRMLIHMLKREKIRLEKGQTSRFEQGTAAFLKKLKANWQDYRYEFDVRIVQPGLSRSAVTEEGLHLLASVETYLLETRAMRLKVIASS comes from the coding sequence ATGGCCTCCCGCAAGCGCACCGAGCCCGTCCAAGATGATCTCTTCAATCCCGAAGTCGAACTGCTGCTGCCTGCTCGGCTTGCGATAGAGGGCAAGGCCCTGGGAAGCCCTATACGCCAATTGGCGGCTCCGCCGCAGCGCGTACGGTGCCGTCTGCGTCCCTTTTCAATCCGCCGTGTGACTGGTCATGAAACCACGCTGCCGTCTGGCGAGATACTGAAGATCATCAACGCGAAGACCGCTACGTCGCTGGAGGCGGAGCTCATTCTTCTGGTCCCCGGCGCGAGTGAGCCGGCGCAGATCGTAGAAGCACTCGACGCCGGCGAAGGCCGGTGGATGGCCCCGTTGCCCATCCGCATCGACACGTTGAGTCGCCAAGCGCGGGTCGAACGGCTGGCCGCGGTTTCGGCATCTTGGTCGGGCGCCTTTCATCTCCGCGAGGGACGAGCAGCCGAAAACGAGCGGCCAGCCCAGCTCGGTCTGCGACGTCCTCAAATCGGCGCACTGCACGCGGCTTTGGCCCATGCGACGCGATCGATCGATCCGGCCACCATCGTCATGCCGACGGGCACCGGCAAGACGGAAACCATGCTCGCGCTCAACGTCCACCAGCGCTTCGAGAGGCTACTGGTCGTAGTGCCGACGGACGCACTTCGAGAGCAGATCGCGGGCAAGTTCGAGACCTTCGGCGTGCTGAGGCAACAGCAATGCCTGGAAGACAAGGCAGCATTTCCAGTGGTGATGCGCCTTTCGCACATTCCGACGAGGCTAGCCGACGTGGATGAGATCTTCGACAGTGCCAATGTCATCGTCACAACGATGCAGATCGCCGGTCGCGCCGAAGCGGCGGTCCAGGAGCGGATGGCGGCACGCGCCTCGGCGCTGTTTATCGACGAGGCTCATCACATCGGCGCCCCGACATGGGCGCGCTTTCGGGGCCTATTCGCGGACCGTGAGCCACCGCTCCCGATCGTCCAGTTCACCGCCACACCATTCCGTGAGGACGGCCGGCGCGTCGACGGCGAGTTCATCTACACCTATCCGCTCAAGAAGGCGCAGGCCGAAGGCTATTTCAAGCCGATTCGCTTCGAGGCTGTCTTCGGGCTCGATCAGGCAGACGCCGATCTCGCGATCGCGGGAAAGCTCGGCGAAGTCCTCCAGGGTGATCTGGACGTCGGCCTCAACCATCTCGCCATGGCGCGTTGCCAAACTATCGACCGCGCCAGAGCCCTCCACCAGCTTTACAGCGAGATGTACCCAGAACTTCGTCCGGTCATCGTCCATAGCCAGCAGTCGATCCGTGAACGCCGTGCAAACCTTGCCGCTCTGCGGCGCTTCGAGAGCCGGATCATTGTATGCGTGGACATGCTCGGCGAAGGTTTCGATCTGCCGGAACTGAAGATCGCCGCCCTGCACGACCCGCACAAGAGCATCGCCGTTACCATCCAGTTTGTCGGCCGCTTCACCCGCCAGGATCCACGCCTCGGCGACGCCACGGTCATCGCCAACACCGGCATTGACGACATTGATCGTTCGCTGGCCAAGCTCTATGCGGAGGATGCCGACTGGAATGCGCTGGTCGAGGCACTCAGCACCGCGAAGATCGACCGGCAAGTCCGCCGTGCCGAGATGTTCAAGGGCTTTGTCGGCGACTTGAGCGACATTCCCCTGCAGACGCTCGAACCGAAGATGAACGCCGTCGTCTATCGCACCAACTGCGACGGTTGGGAGCCTTTGCGGGCCGAGGACTTATATAGTCCCGGCGTATATCTCGGCATGAAGGTCAACCCACACCAGCGTGTCGCCATCTTCGTCACCCGCTCCGAAGAGCAGGCCGGCTGGACCACGGCCCAGCACGCGACCAATGTCACCTGGGACCTGCACATGATGCATTGGGATCCCGATAGTCAGCTCCTATATATCAGCAGCTCGATCAAGGGACCGTATGACCGATTGGCCAAGGCGGTCTGCGGTGAGGCAGCGCGCCGGGTCGAGGGCGAGGAGGTCTTCCGCAGCCTGCATGGGTTCAATCGCCTGATCCTGCGCAATCTTGGCCTGACGCACCATCAGGGACGCGGTGTCCGCTATTCCATGTATATGGGTGTCGATGTCGCCGACGGACTCGACACTGCGAAGTCCCAGTCGCGCATCAAGAACAACGTGTTCGCAACCGGTTTCCTCGACGGTGTTCCCGCCTCTCGTGGCTGTTCGGCCAAAGGCAAGTTCTGGTCGATTTCGCGGGTTCGCGATCTGACTGATTGGGTCGATTGGTGCGCGGATATCGGCAAAGCCGTCAAAGATCCAGGGATCACCACCGATGGCGTCTTCAAGAGTGCGATGCGACCTCGCCAGATCAGCGAACGCCCGCAGGTGCCTCCGGTCGCGATCCACTGGCCGGAATCGCTGTTGACGCAAATCGAGGACCGGATCGAAATCAGTTTCGGCGACAAACCCGTAGCCTTCGCTGAATGCGACATCGAGCTTCTGGATCATGAACGCACGGGTCCATTGCGCTTCACGGTGCGCAGCGATAACCACATCGCCGAATTCGAAATCGTTTTTGCTGAAGGGGGTGCCAGCTATCCGCAGCGCTCTGGGCCGAAAACAACCGTCAAGGTCAGCGGCAAGACGAAGTCGCTCTCGGAATCCTTCGGTGAGGATTCCCCACAGATCGACTTTGGGGATGGTTCACTGCTGATCTACAGTCACCTTTATGCTCTGCCTGAAGGCGTCTTGGTGGAACCGTATTCCGCTGATCGGATCGAGGTTTGGGATTGGTCGGAGACCAATATACGTGCCGAGGCGCAGGGTCCTGAAAAGCGGACTGACTCAGTGCAACGGCGCGTAATCGAGACATTGCTCGCAGAAGGCGACGCCTTTGACATCATCTTCGACGATGATGGGGCTGGAGAGATCGCGGACGTCGTCACCCTTCGAGTGACTGAAGGTCTCGTCCAAGTGACGCTTCACCATTGCAAATACTCCAGTTCCGACACGCCCGGCGCGCGAGTGAAGGATCTCTATGAAGTTTGCGGGCAAGCGCAGAAATCCGCACGCTGGCGTGATCGGCCCAACAGAATGCTCATACATATGTTGAAGCGGGAGAAGATACGGCTGGAGAAGGGCCAGACTTCCCGCTTCGAACAGGGAACAGCCGCATTCCTCAAAAAGCTGAAAGCGAATTGGCAGGACTATCGCTACGAATTCGATGTGCGCATCGTTCAGCCTGGCCTGTCGCGATCGGCTGTCACAGAGGAGGGACTGCATCTACTGGCCAGCGTGGAGACTTATCTCCTTGAAACGCGCGCCATGCGGCTGAAGGTTATCGCAAGCAGCTAG
- a CDS encoding relaxase/mobilization nuclease domain-containing protein, with translation MADPLALYTSVMGRLWEDERIRGQAAARIDARLAGRRQGRSFARVGSLSARNALKAASGQSRAAVFKRIRAGGCKTRASLGAQISYINDKAVYTYSTMTNALTDAAVLSEDQKEDIIEDWAGTWRGSTKLGFTSHMLLSFPTDVTVDQLRDIAMDWTEHFFESGEYGDQWDYVLAVHDDRAHKHAHIILNNRGVEKGTWFSCWAEGVMSPQLMREKQAEIAERYGVMLDATTRLERGIFEKPVGIEEIYRAKEEARLPREIVMTAQESAIAQAQVVGFAKDYKNLADLLDRMDQRHMARAVRGMAEGLGSGTPWNFTEGEIDMKDIKTVGDAIDYSERTIEALRLKAEELDPAERAAFEAKAAPIIADLSQMVPDPELRARFGKQLEEPYPPGAGSEVLIAALQSGNDEGLRDVLERAEDAGMDSEELVARIAAGGTRNYGMAQDWVERDMNAVLAKDGLSVETANDDQLDAALEKVDGVMDALMERAKELGVEIGRTLADEEEATLPLIDEDDRTPNPYLQDLADMLRDGKLTEEQEETVERTLQSELFKELGEEGLAELRRGNYEVLGAALPSKLDQITVTQEFLEMTFEETGDQVFTDRAAGLQQDKATEVARLRGQQEAQEMRRVLGRDRGLDDEMEF, from the coding sequence ATGGCTGATCCGCTCGCCCTCTATACCTCGGTCATGGGCCGGCTCTGGGAGGATGAGCGCATCCGGGGCCAGGCCGCGGCGCGGATCGACGCACGGCTGGCGGGGCGTCGGCAGGGGCGGAGTTTCGCGCGTGTTGGATCCCTGTCGGCGCGCAATGCGCTGAAGGCCGCGTCGGGGCAGAGCCGGGCGGCGGTCTTCAAGCGGATCCGGGCGGGGGGCTGCAAGACGCGTGCTTCGCTTGGGGCGCAAATCTCTTACATCAACGACAAGGCGGTCTACACCTATTCGACGATGACCAATGCGCTGACCGATGCGGCGGTGCTTTCTGAGGATCAGAAAGAGGACATCATCGAGGACTGGGCCGGGACCTGGCGCGGCTCGACCAAGCTCGGCTTCACCTCGCACATGCTGCTCTCCTTCCCGACCGACGTGACGGTCGACCAGTTGCGCGACATCGCGATGGACTGGACGGAGCATTTCTTCGAGAGCGGTGAATACGGCGATCAGTGGGACTATGTCCTCGCGGTTCACGACGACCGGGCGCACAAGCACGCCCACATCATCCTGAACAATCGCGGCGTCGAGAAGGGCACCTGGTTTTCGTGTTGGGCCGAAGGCGTGATGTCGCCTCAGCTGATGCGTGAGAAGCAGGCCGAGATCGCGGAACGCTACGGCGTGATGCTCGACGCCACGACCCGGCTCGAGCGGGGCATCTTCGAGAAGCCTGTCGGGATCGAGGAAATCTACCGTGCCAAGGAAGAGGCCCGCCTGCCGCGCGAGATCGTCATGACGGCCCAGGAATCCGCCATCGCGCAGGCGCAGGTGGTGGGCTTCGCCAAGGACTACAAGAACCTCGCCGACCTGCTGGACCGGATGGACCAGCGCCACATGGCGCGCGCCGTGCGCGGCATGGCGGAAGGACTCGGCTCCGGCACGCCGTGGAACTTCACCGAAGGAGAGATAGACATGAAGGACATCAAGACCGTCGGTGACGCGATCGACTATTCAGAGCGCACGATCGAAGCGCTGAGGCTCAAGGCCGAAGAACTGGACCCGGCCGAGCGTGCCGCGTTCGAGGCCAAGGCCGCGCCGATCATCGCGGATCTCTCGCAGATGGTGCCGGACCCGGAGTTGCGCGCGCGCTTCGGCAAGCAGCTTGAAGAACCCTATCCGCCGGGGGCGGGGAGCGAGGTGCTGATCGCCGCGCTGCAGTCCGGCAATGACGAGGGGCTGCGCGATGTGCTCGAGCGCGCCGAGGACGCGGGAATGGACAGCGAGGAGCTGGTGGCACGGATCGCGGCGGGTGGCACGCGGAACTACGGCATGGCGCAGGACTGGGTCGAGCGCGACATGAACGCGGTGCTGGCGAAAGACGGTCTGAGCGTAGAAACCGCCAACGACGACCAACTGGATGCCGCGCTCGAAAAAGTCGACGGTGTCATGGACGCCCTGATGGAACGCGCCAAGGAACTGGGCGTCGAGATCGGGCGAACCCTCGCGGACGAAGAGGAGGCGACACTGCCGCTCATCGACGAGGACGACCGGACACCAAATCCGTACCTGCAGGATCTCGCCGACATGCTGCGGGACGGCAAGCTCACCGAGGAACAGGAAGAGACCGTCGAGCGGACCCTGCAATCCGAGCTCTTCAAGGAACTGGGCGAGGAGGGCTTGGCCGAGCTACGCCGTGGCAACTACGAGGTGCTGGGCGCGGCCCTGCCAAGCAAGCTCGACCAGATCACCGTCACGCAGGAGTTCCTCGAGATGACCTTCGAGGAAACGGGCGACCAGGTCTTCACCGACCGCGCCGCCGGGTTGCAGCAGGACAAGGCGACGGAAGTGGCGCGGCTGCGCGGCCAGCAAGAGGCGCAGGAAATGAGGCGTGTTCTTGGACGTGACCGCGGTCTCGATGACGAGATGGAATTCTAA
- a CDS encoding type IV secretory system conjugative DNA transfer family protein, protein MTKTLPLWAALLFGVICGAVIGTIVAAFYLTLALKTGFASFDMLALWKASAATRAGHPEAFKVGFGAVGLSSIGLGVLALAWTWKKERDDYGSAHWQTKAELKKNDMLQAAGKGFVCGKLGAPTSKAEFISSTTIPHVMMVAPTRAGKGVGFVIPNLLSFAGSVVVLDVKGENFEKTARLRALNGDEVYRFSPFDWANATHRYNPLARIAKAPSFAQRFTEVSILADLFLDKDNKTLDTFSEAGKSIFVAACLLAIQRGTPNLGEVNKIVAGGEYKNAQYKTYADEAEEDILRELWTNAASASSRLLTSNIQALMTAGLKQWDNPAVRSATEASDFDFSTFRKTPQSLYIAVSEDHIATLAPLLRLMFADLIASIRLNEPGSDEPWPVMMMIDEFQQMGAMPYLERAIHSLASYGGRVAMIAQSLASLDRIYGPEGRESLENGAGLKLYITPRDQRTVKEVSAAVGSTTREAVTRMYGRNKGFLGATSTSARLEERPLLSETEARLMDPDEVIILASPQHPIKVSRIKYYDDPFFKEMLARQEGKPFPYPPSVQGVGPWEEMEGGDSGDETSANEAAKPVERAPVRDRSQRREARTMSLRTMEAGRGQPEPETLEREAAVPKEWEAALDRQEDFIEELLGG, encoded by the coding sequence ATGACCAAGACACTTCCCCTCTGGGCTGCGCTTCTTTTCGGTGTGATCTGCGGCGCCGTCATCGGCACCATCGTCGCTGCCTTCTACCTGACCCTGGCGTTGAAAACCGGCTTCGCCAGTTTCGACATGTTGGCACTTTGGAAGGCGAGCGCCGCTACGCGTGCGGGGCATCCCGAGGCCTTCAAGGTAGGCTTCGGTGCCGTCGGGCTCAGTTCCATCGGCCTCGGTGTCCTCGCTCTCGCCTGGACCTGGAAAAAGGAGAGAGACGATTACGGCTCGGCCCATTGGCAGACCAAGGCGGAACTGAAAAAGAACGATATGCTGCAAGCGGCTGGCAAGGGCTTCGTCTGTGGCAAGCTTGGCGCGCCGACCTCTAAGGCGGAGTTCATCTCCTCGACCACCATCCCCCATGTGATGATGGTCGCACCGACCCGTGCCGGTAAGGGCGTCGGCTTCGTGATCCCGAACCTCCTGAGCTTTGCGGGTTCGGTCGTGGTGCTGGACGTGAAGGGCGAGAACTTCGAGAAGACCGCGCGGCTCCGAGCGTTGAACGGCGACGAGGTTTATCGCTTCAGCCCCTTCGACTGGGCCAATGCAACGCATCGCTACAACCCGCTGGCGCGGATCGCCAAGGCCCCGAGCTTCGCACAGCGCTTCACAGAGGTTTCGATCCTCGCCGACCTCTTCCTCGACAAGGACAACAAGACGCTCGACACTTTCTCCGAGGCCGGCAAGTCGATTTTCGTTGCGGCCTGTCTGCTGGCGATCCAGCGCGGAACGCCGAACCTTGGCGAGGTCAACAAGATTGTCGCTGGCGGCGAATACAAGAACGCCCAGTACAAGACCTATGCCGACGAGGCCGAGGAAGACATCCTTCGAGAGCTCTGGACCAATGCGGCCTCAGCCTCCTCGCGGCTGCTGACCTCAAACATTCAGGCGCTGATGACCGCCGGCCTCAAGCAATGGGACAACCCGGCGGTGCGCTCGGCCACCGAGGCGAGCGACTTTGATTTCTCGACCTTTCGGAAGACCCCGCAGTCGCTCTACATCGCGGTGTCCGAGGATCACATCGCGACATTGGCGCCGCTCCTGCGCCTGATGTTTGCAGACCTCATCGCCTCGATCCGCTTGAACGAGCCGGGCTCGGACGAGCCCTGGCCGGTCATGATGATGATCGACGAATTCCAGCAGATGGGGGCGATGCCCTATCTCGAGCGCGCTATCCATTCCTTGGCGAGCTATGGCGGCCGCGTCGCGATGATTGCGCAGTCGCTGGCCTCGCTCGACCGGATCTATGGCCCTGAAGGTCGCGAAAGCCTCGAGAACGGGGCAGGGCTGAAGCTCTACATCACGCCACGCGACCAGCGCACGGTGAAGGAAGTCTCCGCTGCGGTCGGCAGCACCACCCGCGAGGCCGTGACCCGCATGTATGGCCGCAACAAGGGGTTCCTTGGCGCGACCTCGACCTCGGCGCGGCTGGAAGAGCGGCCGCTGCTTTCCGAGACCGAAGCGCGCCTGATGGACCCTGACGAGGTCATCATCCTCGCCTCACCCCAGCACCCGATCAAGGTGAGCCGTATCAAGTATTACGACGATCCGTTCTTCAAGGAGATGCTGGCACGACAGGAGGGCAAGCCGTTCCCCTATCCGCCGAGTGTGCAGGGCGTGGGGCCGTGGGAAGAAATGGAGGGCGGCGACAGCGGTGACGAGACGAGCGCGAATGAGGCGGCGAAACCGGTCGAACGCGCGCCTGTCCGGGACCGTTCACAGCGCCGCGAAGCGCGCACGATGAGCCTGAGGACGATGGAGGCCGGGCGCGGGCAGCCTGAGCCCGAGACGCTCGAGCGGGAAGCTGCGGTGCCGAAGGAATGGGAGGCAGCGCTCGACCGGCAGGAGGACTTCATCGAGGAGTTGTTGGGTGGGTGA
- a CDS encoding DUF2235 domain-containing protein gives MIKNICIFSDGTGQMGGARPDQRLSNVYKMYRAMRPGPDSPISPKDQVAFYDPGLGTGERGGFFGRIKPILESAVGTGIDHNIIDCYEQIIAHYEPGDRVLLFGFSRGAYTVRALANVMNLCGVPTQMPDGSPVPRHGPGLRKIAKDAVKFVYNHGAGKPRGQDPYFKNREELGKRFRKKYSSFPIEGEDNQGNVQPTFIGVFDTVASLRTAVVRTLVWGVTFGVGAAFAAGVAFGWSWLLVVPLGVLLVALLWQLGSLLLDNFKYFSDDPEHKLKLWRPTDWPQILKTGHFAAWNKRNYDKWLDPDVQHARHAMAIDEDRADFPRVGWASKAAAIETKDREPKWLKQVWFPGCHSDIGGSYPEAESRLSDIALDWMVDELKDCVPSIQINENVLNRAPDPLGLQHREDAMVAFGPLRIRWKKGIRAVGDDFPLHPSVEERMRAKAVAQCGEVKPYRPAQLKERRDLKFYYDE, from the coding sequence ATGATAAAGAACATCTGCATATTCTCGGACGGAACCGGCCAGATGGGTGGCGCCAGGCCGGACCAACGGCTGTCGAATGTTTACAAGATGTATCGAGCCATGCGTCCCGGCCCAGATTCACCAATTAGCCCTAAGGACCAAGTGGCTTTTTACGACCCGGGCTTGGGAACAGGAGAACGCGGTGGGTTTTTCGGTCGGATCAAGCCGATTCTTGAAAGCGCCGTCGGAACTGGCATCGACCACAACATCATCGATTGCTACGAGCAGATCATTGCCCATTACGAGCCCGGTGATCGCGTGCTGCTTTTTGGGTTCTCTCGCGGAGCCTATACGGTCAGAGCACTGGCAAACGTTATGAACCTCTGCGGTGTCCCGACGCAGATGCCGGATGGTTCGCCGGTCCCGCGTCATGGTCCCGGATTGCGCAAGATCGCCAAGGACGCTGTAAAATTCGTGTATAATCACGGTGCTGGAAAACCGCGCGGACAAGATCCTTACTTCAAGAACCGTGAAGAGCTCGGCAAACGATTCCGCAAGAAGTATTCGAGCTTTCCCATTGAAGGTGAAGACAACCAAGGCAACGTTCAGCCTACCTTCATCGGGGTCTTCGATACGGTGGCATCATTGCGAACGGCAGTTGTCCGCACCTTGGTCTGGGGCGTCACTTTCGGGGTCGGAGCGGCTTTTGCCGCAGGTGTTGCATTCGGGTGGTCTTGGCTTTTGGTTGTTCCACTCGGCGTCCTACTAGTAGCGCTTCTTTGGCAGCTTGGTTCCCTGTTGCTCGACAACTTCAAATATTTCTCTGACGATCCCGAGCACAAACTGAAGCTATGGCGCCCAACCGATTGGCCGCAGATTCTCAAGACGGGTCATTTCGCGGCTTGGAACAAGCGCAACTACGACAAGTGGCTTGATCCCGATGTCCAACACGCCCGTCACGCCATGGCGATCGACGAAGACCGTGCTGACTTTCCAAGGGTCGGATGGGCATCCAAGGCGGCCGCGATTGAGACCAAAGATCGAGAGCCGAAGTGGTTGAAGCAGGTCTGGTTCCCGGGCTGCCATAGCGACATCGGTGGAAGCTATCCCGAGGCAGAGTCCCGCCTGAGCGATATCGCCCTCGATTGGATGGTCGACGAATTGAAAGACTGCGTGCCGTCGATCCAGATCAACGAGAACGTCTTGAACCGCGCCCCTGACCCTCTTGGTTTGCAGCACCGCGAAGACGCGATGGTAGCATTTGGCCCCCTCCGCATCCGCTGGAAGAAGGGAATTCGCGCAGTTGGCGACGACTTCCCGCTCCATCCTTCAGTCGAAGAGCGCATGCGAGCCAAGGCCGTCGCCCAGTGTGGCGAGGTTAAGCCCTACCGACCTGCCCAGTTGAAAGAGCGACGCGACTTGAAATTCTACTACGACGAATAG
- a CDS encoding helix-turn-helix domain-containing protein, with protein sequence MPRPAKNLKLEERIEVARRFAAGESAKELAAAFGISPRHVNRLAKEEAGEGIAVRDPSETVAFRASRSELDAFDAEWRERGYANRSQALNAVLRGRCGFLDVPRDLVAEFCAAWRQAKDVSDAGLGLAKAVHRGRLEVSEADRAVLIQLLDLAQSMSREMGRMKDAAQALRHQEWPEKEEGQGAKGAVLEDGPQEAVTGLRLVKNG encoded by the coding sequence GTGCCGAGGCCAGCGAAAAACCTGAAGCTAGAAGAGCGCATCGAAGTCGCGCGGCGCTTTGCGGCGGGTGAGAGCGCGAAGGAGCTGGCGGCGGCGTTTGGCATCTCTCCGCGCCATGTGAACCGGCTCGCGAAAGAGGAGGCGGGCGAGGGCATCGCGGTGCGCGATCCGAGTGAGACGGTGGCCTTTCGGGCAAGCCGATCCGAACTGGACGCCTTCGACGCGGAGTGGCGCGAACGAGGCTATGCCAACCGATCCCAGGCGCTGAATGCGGTGCTGCGCGGACGGTGCGGTTTCCTCGATGTGCCGCGTGACCTGGTCGCCGAATTCTGCGCCGCATGGCGTCAGGCGAAGGACGTGAGTGACGCCGGACTGGGGCTCGCCAAGGCGGTCCATCGTGGTCGGCTGGAGGTCTCGGAGGCGGATCGCGCGGTCCTGATCCAACTGCTCGATCTTGCGCAGTCCATGAGCCGTGAGATGGGCCGGATGAAGGATGCGGCGCAGGCCCTGCGTCATCAGGAGTGGCCGGAAAAGGAAGAAGGGCAGGGGGCGAAGGGCGCGGTTCTGGAGGATGGCCCGCAGGAGGCCGTGACAGGATTGAGGCTTGTCAAGAATGGCTGA
- a CDS encoding nucleotidyltransferase gives MNTSSNIGFGYNVAIEKLAEELAVPQDRFDQAERRYKDLGEFLHRDESKVRDYDPDVYIQGSFALGTPIKPTSKDEDYDLDIVVSFRSLTKAQISQADLRALLLTELTAYRDARGIKNEVSDEPRRCCTLTYADGAQFHMDVLPAVPNEANMRAVLSSYLADQALAEGAIAITDKDKTSTYRIITDDWPRSNPRGFAAWFKSRQIEQLNERRRAFLDAQGKVTASVEDVPVFRVRTPLQSSIMILKRHRDEWFAERDPDLKVISVILTTLSTHAYAGEARVSDAIAKILRDMHLAIEERNGVSWIANPTDPSENFADRWEKFPERRESFFKWLEAARTDFGTVQRFSDTYIVLNELSRNLGSTLVEGARSRVAASAGSRAASVAPAAAAGASAPGLVFGGEDRRPTEPKGFG, from the coding sequence ATGAACACGAGTTCGAACATAGGTTTTGGCTATAACGTCGCGATTGAAAAGCTCGCTGAAGAATTGGCCGTGCCGCAAGATCGCTTTGATCAAGCAGAAAGACGCTACAAGGACCTTGGCGAGTTTTTGCACCGAGATGAGTCCAAAGTTCGTGATTATGATCCCGATGTCTATATCCAAGGCTCTTTCGCGCTCGGCACACCGATCAAGCCGACATCCAAGGACGAAGATTACGATCTCGACATAGTTGTCTCGTTCCGGTCGCTGACGAAAGCGCAAATTTCCCAAGCTGATCTGCGCGCCCTTCTGCTGACTGAACTCACGGCGTATCGCGATGCGCGAGGGATCAAGAATGAGGTAAGCGATGAGCCTAGAAGATGCTGCACCTTGACCTACGCAGATGGTGCACAATTCCACATGGACGTATTGCCGGCTGTGCCGAACGAGGCAAACATGCGTGCCGTTCTTTCTTCCTACCTCGCGGATCAGGCGCTTGCGGAAGGTGCGATTGCCATCACCGATAAAGACAAGACTAGCACATACCGTATCATCACGGATGATTGGCCCCGAAGCAATCCCAGGGGCTTTGCCGCATGGTTCAAGTCGAGGCAGATCGAACAACTAAATGAACGTCGCAGGGCATTCCTCGACGCCCAAGGCAAAGTGACAGCGAGTGTGGAGGACGTCCCGGTGTTTCGGGTGCGAACGCCTCTTCAGTCATCCATCATGATCTTGAAGCGTCACAGGGATGAGTGGTTCGCGGAGCGGGATCCGGACCTGAAGGTTATTAGTGTGATCCTCACGACGCTCTCAACCCATGCCTATGCAGGCGAAGCAAGGGTATCGGATGCAATTGCCAAGATTTTGAGGGACATGCATCTCGCGATCGAAGAACGGAATGGGGTGTCATGGATCGCCAACCCTACGGACCCTTCAGAAAATTTTGCGGATAGGTGGGAAAAATTTCCGGAGCGCCGGGAATCCTTCTTCAAGTGGCTGGAGGCTGCTCGAACGGATTTTGGTACCGTTCAAAGGTTCAGTGACACATATATTGTTCTAAACGAGCTCTCACGAAATCTTGGAAGCACCCTCGTTGAAGGTGCGCGCTCGAGGGTAGCGGCATCTGCGGGGTCACGTGCGGCATCCGTTGCTCCTGCCGCTGCAGCCGGGGCTTCTGCGCCCGGTCTCGTTTTTGGTGGTGAGGATCGGAGGCCGACGGAGCCAAAAGGTTTTGGTTGA